A genomic segment from Frateuria edaphi encodes:
- a CDS encoding chemotaxis protein — translation MAGALLENVERQTRLAGHNRVAMLLFRLGDAQLFGINVFKVREVLRRPPLERMPGAHALIAGSCDYRGQTIPVIDLAAALGYPALVAEPSAHLMVTEFSRTVQGFLVSDLKNMVHCEGESLVAPSAALGFGPRVNAVTRINGALVAVVDVEHVLASIDGAPGELSTQMQRAAGAHTLRPRRVLVADDSVVARRRLISIFQQMNIECVVAQDGREALDRLTELAAAPPGEGVNLVVSDIEMPRLDGYALTRAIRETPTLRRLKVVLHSSLSGLFNEAMVREVNADRFIAKFQPDLLAQAVIDLLPEEGLA, via the coding sequence ATGGCCGGCGCGCTGCTGGAAAACGTCGAACGCCAGACCCGCCTGGCCGGGCACAACCGGGTGGCGATGCTGCTGTTCCGGTTGGGCGATGCGCAGTTGTTCGGCATCAACGTGTTCAAGGTGCGCGAGGTGCTGCGCCGCCCGCCGCTCGAACGCATGCCCGGCGCCCACGCGCTGATCGCCGGCAGCTGCGACTACCGCGGGCAGACCATCCCGGTGATCGATCTGGCCGCGGCGCTGGGCTATCCGGCGCTGGTCGCCGAGCCGTCCGCGCACCTGATGGTCACCGAGTTCAGCCGCACCGTGCAGGGCTTCCTGGTGTCCGACCTCAAGAACATGGTGCATTGCGAGGGCGAGTCGCTGGTCGCGCCGAGCGCCGCGCTCGGCTTCGGACCGCGCGTCAACGCGGTGACCCGGATCAACGGTGCGCTGGTGGCGGTGGTCGACGTGGAACACGTGCTGGCGAGCATCGACGGCGCACCGGGCGAGCTCTCCACCCAGATGCAGCGCGCCGCAGGCGCCCACACGCTGCGCCCGCGCCGCGTGCTGGTGGCGGACGATTCGGTGGTCGCGCGCCGCCGCCTGATCAGCATCTTCCAGCAGATGAACATCGAATGCGTGGTGGCGCAGGACGGACGCGAGGCGCTCGATCGGCTGACCGAGCTGGCTGCGGCGCCGCCGGGGGAGGGCGTCAACCTGGTGGTGTCCGACATCGAGATGCCGCGGCTGGACGGCTATGCGCTGACCCGCGCCATCCGCGAAACGCCCACGCTGCGGCGCCTGAAGGTGGTGCTGCACAGCTCGCTGAGCGGCCTGTTCAACGAGGCGATGGTGCGCGAGGTTAACGCCGACCGTTTCATCGCCAAGTTCCAGCCGGACCTGCTGGCGCAGGCGGTCATCGACCTGCTGCCCGAGGAAGGGCTCGCCTAG
- the flgB gene encoding flagellar basal body rod protein FlgB: protein MSQPIDNLFGMHTGALALWQRRTEVLASNLANADTPGYLARDVDFRKALAAAGGNGAGNLPLAAPTQGQIDPVAQARDTLSYRVPTQPSMDGNTVDAQQEQAAFAANSVHYQASMAFITAQIRMLRTAITGGQG, encoded by the coding sequence ATGAGCCAACCCATCGACAACCTGTTCGGCATGCACACCGGCGCGCTCGCGCTGTGGCAGCGCCGTACCGAAGTGCTGGCCAGCAACCTGGCCAACGCCGACACGCCCGGCTACCTCGCCCGCGACGTCGACTTCCGCAAGGCACTGGCCGCCGCCGGCGGCAACGGCGCCGGCAACTTGCCGCTGGCCGCGCCGACCCAGGGCCAGATCGATCCGGTGGCGCAGGCGCGCGACACGCTGTCCTATCGCGTGCCGACCCAGCCGAGCATGGACGGCAACACCGTCGACGCCCAGCAGGAACAGGCCGCCTTCGCCGCCAACAGCGTCCACTACCAGGCAAGCATGGCCTTCATCACCGCGCAGATCCGCATGTTGCGGACCGCGATCACCGGAGGCCAGGGCTGA
- the flgC gene encoding flagellar basal body rod protein FlgC — translation MSLFNVFNVAGSGMAAQSTRLNTVASNLANADSVASTRDAAYRAKEPLFAAIRNGLDGQPAEAGSEGVKVLGVTESPNAITSRYEPGNPLADTDGYVYQSNVNPVDELVNMISASRSYQNNVEVMNTARQLMQKTLDLGK, via the coding sequence ATGTCGCTTTTCAACGTCTTCAACGTCGCCGGCTCCGGCATGGCGGCGCAGTCCACCCGGCTCAACACCGTGGCCAGCAACCTGGCCAATGCCGACAGCGTGGCGAGCACGCGCGATGCCGCCTACCGCGCCAAGGAGCCGCTGTTCGCGGCGATCCGCAACGGGCTGGACGGCCAGCCGGCCGAAGCCGGCAGCGAGGGCGTCAAGGTCCTCGGCGTCACCGAGAGTCCCAACGCGATCACCAGCCGCTACGAGCCGGGCAACCCGCTGGCCGACACCGACGGCTACGTCTACCAGAGCAACGTCAACCCGGTGGACGAGCTGGTCAACATGATTTCCGCCTCGCGTTCGTACCAGAACAACGTCGAGGTGATGAACACCGCGCGCCAGCTGATGCAGAAGACGCTGGACCTCGGAAAGTAA
- a CDS encoding flagellar hook assembly protein FlgD, with translation MSDLAINSSNAAGTAGALGQTKTLSQADFLSLLIQQMRNQDPTQPMDSSQMVSQLAQINQVSATQNLQTSFDALSQSMQGNQLLQASSMVGRNVTVPSAVGRLQGGSLDGAVNVPDGGGRTLVQIVDNAGDVVRTIDLGTQTAGLADFHWDGTGNDGQPLPPGTYGLAAQTGNTAVATYVTGKVAGVGMTGADGAYLDVDGFGGVLLSQVARVN, from the coding sequence ATGAGCGACCTCGCAATCAACTCCAGCAACGCCGCCGGCACCGCCGGCGCGCTGGGCCAGACCAAGACGCTGAGCCAGGCCGACTTCCTGAGCCTGCTGATCCAGCAGATGCGCAACCAGGATCCGACCCAGCCGATGGATTCCTCGCAGATGGTCAGCCAGTTGGCGCAGATCAACCAGGTCTCGGCCACGCAGAACCTGCAGACCTCCTTCGACGCGTTGTCGCAGTCGATGCAGGGCAACCAGTTGCTGCAGGCCTCCAGCATGGTCGGGCGCAACGTCACCGTGCCCTCGGCGGTCGGTCGCCTGCAGGGCGGAAGCCTCGATGGTGCCGTGAACGTGCCCGATGGCGGTGGCCGCACGCTGGTGCAGATCGTCGACAACGCCGGCGACGTGGTGCGCACGATCGACCTGGGCACGCAGACCGCGGGCCTGGCCGACTTCCACTGGGACGGCACCGGCAACGACGGCCAGCCGCTGCCCCCGGGCACCTACGGACTGGCGGCGCAGACCGGCAACACCGCGGTGGCCACCTATGTCACCGGCAAGGTCGCCGGCGTGGGCATGACCGGCGCCGACGGCGCCTACCTGGACGTGGACGGTTTCGGCGGCGTGCTGCTGAGCCAGGTCGCGCGCGTCAACTGA
- the flgE gene encoding flagellar hook protein FlgE, with protein MAFNIALSGLNAASKDLEVTANNIANTGTTGFKGSRAEFAELYNSAGRNLSATSIGSGVRLADVAQQFAAGNVENTGNSLDFAISGDGFFTMRDGKGYSYTRAGAFQQDNNGYVVNASGQHLQVFPPAGNGFDTSTLVDLQMTTAQSAAKATSNVEMSLNLPSDATVPTTAPFSPTDALSYNQATPFTAYDSLGATHNGTVYYVKGAAPNSWNAYLYVDGVSAGAPQALSFTSSGALATPAGGKLNFPALSVSPGAAPMTLSIDVNKATQFGNAYALSSINQDGYPSGTLSGIDVSSEGVVQAKYSNGQAISLGQLALANFNNLNGLRQLDNTGWAASFDSGTATMGVAGQGTFGAVQSGALEASNTADLTAQLVNMIKAQRNYQANAQVISTDDKLTQTIINIRN; from the coding sequence ATGGCTTTCAATATCGCGCTGAGCGGCCTGAACGCGGCTTCCAAGGACCTGGAAGTCACTGCCAACAACATCGCCAACACCGGCACCACCGGCTTCAAGGGCTCGCGGGCCGAGTTCGCCGAGTTGTACAACTCGGCCGGCCGCAACCTCTCGGCGACCTCGATCGGCAGCGGCGTGCGGCTGGCCGACGTGGCGCAGCAGTTCGCCGCCGGCAACGTGGAGAACACCGGCAACAGCCTGGACTTCGCGATCAGCGGCGATGGCTTCTTCACCATGCGCGACGGCAAGGGCTATTCCTACACCCGTGCCGGCGCCTTCCAGCAGGACAACAACGGCTACGTGGTCAACGCCAGCGGCCAGCACCTGCAGGTGTTCCCGCCGGCGGGCAACGGCTTCGACACCAGCACGCTGGTCGACCTGCAGATGACCACTGCGCAGAGCGCGGCCAAGGCCACCAGCAATGTGGAGATGTCGCTCAACCTGCCGTCCGACGCGACGGTGCCGACCACGGCACCGTTCAGCCCGACCGACGCGCTGAGCTACAACCAGGCCACGCCGTTCACCGCCTACGACTCGCTCGGCGCCACACACAACGGCACCGTGTACTACGTCAAGGGCGCGGCGCCGAACAGCTGGAACGCCTACCTGTACGTCGACGGCGTATCCGCCGGCGCGCCGCAGGCGCTCTCCTTCACCAGCAGCGGCGCGCTCGCGACGCCGGCCGGCGGCAAGCTCAACTTCCCCGCGCTGTCGGTCAGCCCGGGTGCCGCCCCGATGACGCTGTCGATCGACGTCAACAAGGCCACCCAGTTCGGCAATGCGTACGCGCTGAGCTCGATCAACCAGGACGGCTACCCGAGCGGCACGCTGTCGGGCATCGACGTGTCCAGCGAAGGCGTGGTTCAAGCCAAGTACTCCAACGGCCAGGCCATCTCGCTCGGCCAGCTGGCCCTGGCCAACTTCAACAACCTCAATGGCCTGCGCCAGCTCGACAACACTGGCTGGGCGGCCTCGTTCGACTCGGGTACCGCGACCATGGGCGTGGCCGGGCAGGGCACCTTCGGCGCGGTGCAGTCCGGCGCGCTGGAGGCGTCCAACACCGCCGACCTGACGGCCCAGCTGGTGAACATGATCAAGGCGCAGCGCAACTACCAGGCGAACGCGCAGGTGATCTCCACCGACGACAAGCTGACCCAGACCATCATCAACATCCGCAACTGA
- the flgF gene encoding flagellar basal-body rod protein FlgF, with protein sequence MDRSLYVAMTGATQMMRAQTEVAHNLANADTVGFKAQMSAFQALPVQGPGMPTRINGVAQGEGVDLRGGAEIQTGRELDVAVQGDGWLAVQAADGSEAYTRAGNLQLTADGLLTDSRGNLVLGDGGPISLPPATQVSIGNDGTVSVVPTGQGPETIASVGRLKLVNPPANQLALGSDGLMHLAGGATAPTDPAVGIKSGVLESSNVNPSQTLVQMIELSRQYELQVKAIKNADDNAQSATRLLSLT encoded by the coding sequence ATGGATCGTTCGCTTTACGTCGCCATGACCGGCGCCACGCAGATGATGCGGGCGCAGACGGAAGTGGCGCACAACCTGGCCAACGCCGACACCGTCGGCTTCAAGGCGCAGATGTCGGCCTTCCAGGCGCTGCCGGTGCAGGGCCCGGGCATGCCCACGCGCATCAACGGCGTGGCGCAGGGCGAGGGCGTGGACCTGCGCGGCGGCGCCGAGATACAGACCGGCCGCGAACTCGACGTCGCCGTGCAGGGTGACGGCTGGCTCGCGGTGCAGGCGGCTGACGGCAGCGAGGCCTATACCCGCGCCGGCAACCTGCAGCTCACCGCCGACGGCCTGCTGACCGATTCGCGCGGCAACCTGGTGCTCGGGGACGGCGGCCCGATCAGCCTGCCGCCCGCGACCCAGGTGAGCATCGGCAACGACGGCACCGTCTCGGTGGTCCCGACCGGCCAGGGTCCGGAAACGATCGCCTCGGTCGGCCGCCTGAAACTGGTGAACCCGCCCGCGAACCAGCTCGCGCTGGGCAGCGACGGCCTGATGCATCTGGCCGGTGGCGCCACCGCGCCGACCGATCCGGCGGTGGGCATCAAATCCGGCGTGCTCGAGTCGAGCAACGTCAACCCGTCACAGACGCTGGTGCAGATGATCGAGCTTTCGCGCCAGTACGAACTCCAGGTCAAGGCGATCAAGAACGCCGACGACAACGCGCAGTCGGCGACCCGCCTGCTGTCGCTCACCTGA
- the flgG gene encoding flagellar basal-body rod protein FlgG — protein sequence MFSSLWVAKTGLDAQQTRMDVVSHNLANANTTGFKSSRASFQDLVYQNLRQPGGQTTEQTNAPSGLMLGTGVRVVGNEKLFTQGNIEQTGNSLDLAIQGRGFLQVTQPDGTIAYTRDGSLHMDQNGQVVTANGYAVDPAITIPANAQSITIGSDGTVSITLPGQAAPQQVGTVQLADFINPAGLQPNGDNLYLETASSGSPQIGQPGLNGLGTLSQGALESSNVNVVEQMVDMIETQRTYEMNSKAISAADQMLQFLTNKT from the coding sequence ATGTTCTCTTCCCTGTGGGTCGCAAAGACCGGTCTCGATGCGCAGCAGACGCGCATGGACGTGGTCTCGCACAACCTCGCCAACGCCAACACCACCGGCTTCAAGAGCTCGCGCGCCTCGTTCCAGGACCTGGTCTACCAGAACCTGCGCCAGCCCGGCGGCCAGACCACCGAGCAGACCAACGCCCCGTCCGGCCTGATGCTGGGCACCGGCGTGCGCGTGGTCGGCAACGAGAAGCTCTTCACCCAGGGCAACATCGAGCAGACCGGCAACTCGCTGGACCTGGCGATCCAGGGCCGCGGCTTCCTGCAGGTGACCCAGCCCGACGGCACCATCGCCTACACCCGCGACGGCTCGCTGCACATGGACCAGAACGGCCAGGTGGTCACCGCCAACGGCTACGCGGTCGATCCGGCGATCACCATCCCGGCCAACGCCCAGTCGATCACCATCGGCAGCGACGGCACGGTCAGCATCACGCTGCCGGGCCAGGCCGCGCCGCAGCAGGTCGGCACCGTGCAGCTGGCCGACTTCATCAATCCGGCCGGCCTGCAGCCCAACGGCGACAACCTTTACCTGGAAACCGCATCGAGCGGCTCGCCGCAGATCGGCCAGCCGGGCCTGAACGGTCTGGGCACGCTCTCGCAGGGCGCGCTGGAGTCCTCCAACGTCAACGTCGTCGAGCAGATGGTCGACATGATCGAGACGCAGCGGACCTACGAGATGAACTCCAAGGCGATCTCCGCAGCCGACCAGATGCTGCAGTTCCTCACCAACAAGACCTGA
- the flgH gene encoding flagellar basal body L-ring protein FlgH, producing MSLFRLSTAALALALLAGCMAMPARDDGEWAPTPPMQPEVAAAPADGAIYHDNQNMELFSDARAHRVGDILTIVLVESTQASKKASTSTSKKDKADVAAPTIMGKDLTINGNPLSVGLDSERNFDGSGSSSQSNQLTGQITVTVAQRLSNGNLIVRGEKWLTINQGQELVRIAGIVRPQDIGQDNTVASTRVADARISYTGRGTLADANTRGWLSRFFNSKWMPF from the coding sequence ATGTCACTGTTCCGTCTTTCCACCGCTGCCCTCGCGCTGGCGCTGCTTGCCGGGTGCATGGCCATGCCCGCGCGCGACGACGGCGAGTGGGCGCCGACGCCGCCGATGCAGCCTGAGGTTGCCGCCGCGCCTGCCGACGGCGCGATCTACCACGACAACCAGAACATGGAACTTTTCTCCGATGCGCGCGCGCATCGGGTGGGGGACATCCTCACCATCGTGCTGGTGGAAAGCACCCAGGCCAGCAAGAAGGCCAGCACCAGCACCAGCAAGAAGGACAAGGCCGACGTTGCCGCGCCCACCATCATGGGCAAGGATCTGACCATCAACGGCAACCCGCTGAGCGTGGGCCTGGACAGCGAACGCAACTTCGATGGCAGCGGCTCGTCGAGCCAGTCCAACCAGCTCACCGGCCAGATCACCGTCACCGTGGCGCAGCGGCTGTCCAACGGCAACCTGATCGTGCGCGGCGAGAAGTGGCTGACCATCAACCAGGGCCAGGAGCTGGTGCGCATCGCCGGCATCGTGCGCCCGCAGGACATCGGCCAGGACAACACCGTGGCTTCGACCCGCGTCGCCGACGCGCGCATCAGCTACACCGGCCGCGGCACGCTGGCCGATGCGAACACGCGCGGGTGGCTGTCGCGCTTCTTCAATTCCAAGTGGATGCCGTTCTGA
- a CDS encoding flagellar basal body P-ring protein FlgI has product MLACAPLHADKIRDLASVGGVRSNQLIGYGLVVGLDGSGDQTTQAPFTTQSLENMLQQFGITVPPNARPQLKNAAAVTITAELPPFAKPGQAIDVTVASIGNAKSLRGGELLMSPLRGADGNVYAIAQGSVVVGGISAQGKSGSSVQVNISASGRIPNGASVERSVPSAFSGAGDLMLNLNTPDFTTAARVAQAVNTAFGAGTATPVDGGTISVRGPQDPAQKVAWLGMIQNLDVTPGDAPARVVVNSRTGTVVIGSDVKVTAAAVAHGAIQVTISEQPLVSQPQPFSRGQTAVVPSSDVQVSEDGAHMFKFGPGVSLDTIVRAVNQVGAGPSDLISILQALKQAGALHAELVVI; this is encoded by the coding sequence ATGCTCGCCTGTGCGCCGCTGCACGCGGACAAGATCCGCGACCTGGCTTCGGTCGGAGGCGTGCGTTCCAATCAGCTGATCGGTTACGGCCTGGTCGTGGGCCTCGATGGCAGCGGCGACCAGACCACCCAGGCCCCGTTCACCACCCAGAGCCTGGAGAACATGCTCCAGCAATTCGGCATCACCGTGCCGCCGAATGCGCGCCCGCAGCTCAAGAACGCGGCGGCGGTAACCATCACTGCGGAACTGCCCCCGTTCGCCAAGCCCGGCCAGGCCATCGACGTCACCGTCGCCTCGATCGGCAACGCCAAGAGTCTGCGTGGCGGCGAACTGCTGATGTCGCCCCTGCGCGGTGCCGACGGCAACGTCTATGCGATCGCGCAGGGCAGCGTGGTGGTCGGCGGCATCAGCGCGCAGGGCAAGAGTGGCTCCAGCGTGCAGGTGAACATTTCCGCCAGCGGCCGCATTCCCAACGGTGCCTCGGTGGAGCGCAGCGTGCCCAGCGCGTTCAGTGGTGCCGGCGACCTGATGCTCAACCTCAACACCCCCGACTTCACCACCGCCGCGCGCGTGGCGCAGGCGGTCAACACCGCTTTCGGCGCGGGCACCGCCACGCCGGTCGATGGCGGCACCATTTCCGTGCGCGGCCCGCAGGATCCGGCGCAGAAGGTCGCCTGGCTCGGCATGATCCAGAACCTGGACGTCACGCCGGGCGACGCCCCGGCGCGCGTGGTGGTCAATTCGCGCACCGGTACCGTGGTGATCGGCTCGGACGTCAAGGTCACCGCCGCGGCGGTGGCGCACGGCGCGATCCAGGTCACCATCAGCGAACAGCCGCTGGTCAGCCAGCCGCAGCCGTTCTCGCGCGGCCAGACCGCGGTGGTGCCCAGCTCCGACGTGCAGGTCAGCGAGGACGGCGCGCACATGTTCAAGTTCGGCCCGGGCGTGAGCCTGGACACGATCGTGCGCGCGGTGAACCAGGTCGGTGCGGGTCCCAGCGACCTGATCTCGATCCTGCAGGCGCTCAAGCAGGCTGGCGCGCTTCATGCAGAGCTCGTGGTGATCTAG
- the flgJ gene encoding flagellar assembly peptidoglycan hydrolase FlgJ: protein MTPANASLPALDTWTDLSGFNQLRAQAKGDDKAALPRVAKQFEAIFTQMMLKSMREANASFGDNDVGDSQQGKAYRDLFDQQLSLSLSQGNNGLGIARMLVRQLGGKDAEPKPAPTTDNKALLASVAAGALPGTAAASLFGPLAAGAEAGTRALLHLGESVAGQGDGLLPLTADANPAQGWRAALGELAQGAVNVASKFIPGDPAGFVRAMAPHAQAAADKLGVSVRALLAQAALETGWGKHLPHRHDGSSSFNLFGIKAGGSWGGDKVSVPTLEYEGGVAVRKRDNFRAYDNPSEAFADYARMLADNPRYAQALGKGENIAGFAHALSRGGYATDPSYAAKLTTIANSPQMREALAALDAGTLK, encoded by the coding sequence ATGACGCCCGCCAACGCCTCCCTGCCGGCACTCGACACCTGGACCGACCTGTCCGGGTTCAACCAGTTGCGCGCGCAGGCCAAGGGCGACGACAAGGCGGCGCTGCCGAGGGTCGCGAAGCAGTTCGAGGCGATCTTCACCCAGATGATGTTGAAGTCGATGCGCGAGGCGAATGCCAGCTTCGGCGACAACGACGTCGGCGACAGCCAGCAGGGCAAGGCCTACCGCGACCTGTTCGACCAGCAGCTTTCGCTCTCGCTCTCGCAGGGCAACAACGGTCTGGGCATCGCCCGCATGCTGGTGCGCCAGCTCGGCGGCAAGGACGCCGAGCCCAAGCCCGCGCCGACGACGGACAACAAGGCGCTGCTCGCCAGCGTCGCCGCCGGCGCGCTGCCGGGCACCGCGGCCGCGAGCCTGTTCGGGCCCCTCGCGGCGGGCGCCGAGGCCGGTACCCGCGCGCTGCTGCACCTGGGCGAAAGCGTGGCGGGGCAGGGCGACGGGCTGCTGCCCCTCACCGCCGATGCGAACCCGGCGCAGGGCTGGCGCGCCGCGCTCGGCGAGCTGGCACAGGGCGCGGTTAACGTGGCCAGCAAGTTCATCCCGGGCGATCCGGCCGGCTTCGTGCGCGCCATGGCGCCGCACGCGCAGGCCGCGGCCGACAAGCTCGGCGTCTCGGTGCGCGCGCTGCTGGCGCAGGCCGCGCTGGAGACCGGCTGGGGCAAGCACCTGCCGCACCGGCACGACGGTTCCAGCAGCTTCAACCTGTTCGGCATCAAGGCCGGCGGCAGCTGGGGTGGCGACAAGGTCAGCGTGCCCACGCTCGAATACGAAGGCGGCGTGGCGGTGCGCAAGCGCGACAACTTCCGCGCCTACGACAACCCTTCCGAGGCTTTCGCCGACTACGCCCGCATGCTGGCGGACAACCCGCGCTACGCGCAGGCGCTGGGAAAAGGCGAGAACATCGCCGGGTTCGCGCATGCGCTGAGCCGTGGCGGCTACGCGACCGATCCGTCCTACGCGGCCAAGCTCACCACCATCGCCAACAGCCCGCAGATGCGCGAAGCGCTCGCGGCGCTGGATGCCGGGACGCTCAAGTGA
- the flgK gene encoding flagellar hook-associated protein FlgK gives MADLLSTGVSGLLAAQVGLSTTGHNVSNANTDGYSRQQVSFAARAPQAQGQYYVGTGVDTQAVQRAYSQYLNTALWSASSSKGRADAYQALTDQLNNQLSGSSNLQASLDTFFGAVQDMANAPADASARGVLLARAGALASTFRALSGQFGSLDGQVQRQLTDTVASINSDSAAIAKLNERIRSSTGTQPSDLLDQRDALIKKLSGEVGISVATQNDGTLSVFVGNGQALVSGTQSYELGTAPNAYDATRLEVVDKGTGAVLSGRIGGGTLGALLDFRGNVLDPAQNQLGRAALAMADAFNAQHAQGVDLNGQLGGDFFTVAGPAVQAASGNTGSATLSAGIADLGALGSQDYTLSFDGTAWNLRDGSGAAVAMSGTGTAADPFLAGGLSFVVGGGAASAGDSFRIQPTRNAAGSIAVAITDPNKIAAAVPLLGSAASANTGTGAVGALTVADGTDPNLFTASSIVFSSPTTYSIDGGAAQTFTAGTPIVHNGWSLTLDGAPSAGDTFGVKANANARGDNANALKLGAVANLGVLDGGATSVGRAYGQLVGQVGSAGSLADDAAKTQTAVYNQAMASQQSVSGVNMDEEAANLVRFQQAYQASAQIITAANTVFNALLGAFK, from the coding sequence ATGGCTGACCTGCTTTCCACCGGCGTCTCCGGCCTGCTCGCCGCCCAGGTGGGCCTGAGCACCACCGGCCACAACGTGTCCAACGCCAACACCGACGGCTACAGCCGCCAGCAGGTGAGCTTCGCCGCGCGTGCGCCGCAGGCGCAAGGGCAGTACTACGTGGGCACCGGCGTGGACACGCAGGCCGTGCAGCGCGCCTACAGCCAGTACCTCAACACGGCGCTGTGGTCGGCCTCCTCTTCCAAGGGGCGTGCGGACGCCTACCAGGCGCTCACCGACCAGCTCAACAACCAGCTTTCGGGCAGCAGCAACCTGCAGGCGTCGCTGGACACCTTCTTCGGCGCGGTGCAGGACATGGCCAACGCGCCAGCCGATGCCTCCGCGCGCGGCGTGCTGCTGGCTCGCGCCGGTGCGCTCGCCAGCACCTTCCGTGCGCTGTCCGGACAGTTCGGCAGCCTCGATGGCCAGGTGCAGCGCCAGCTCACCGACACCGTCGCCTCGATCAACAGCGACAGCGCCGCGATCGCCAAGCTCAACGAACGCATCCGCTCCTCCACCGGCACGCAGCCCTCGGACCTGCTCGACCAGCGCGACGCGCTGATCAAGAAGCTCTCCGGCGAAGTAGGCATCAGCGTGGCGACGCAGAACGACGGCACGCTGAGCGTGTTCGTCGGCAACGGCCAGGCGCTGGTCAGCGGCACGCAGTCCTACGAACTGGGCACGGCGCCGAACGCCTACGACGCGACCCGGCTGGAAGTGGTCGACAAGGGCACCGGCGCGGTGCTGAGCGGACGCATCGGCGGTGGCACGCTGGGCGCGCTGCTGGACTTTCGCGGCAACGTGCTCGACCCGGCGCAGAACCAGCTCGGCCGCGCCGCGCTGGCGATGGCCGACGCGTTCAACGCCCAGCACGCGCAGGGCGTGGACCTCAACGGCCAGCTCGGCGGCGATTTCTTCACCGTCGCCGGTCCGGCCGTGCAGGCCGCCAGCGGCAATACCGGCAGCGCCACGCTTTCGGCGGGCATCGCCGACCTCGGCGCGCTGGGCAGCCAGGATTACACGCTGTCCTTCGACGGCACCGCCTGGAACCTGCGCGACGGCAGCGGCGCCGCGGTGGCGATGAGCGGCACCGGCACCGCGGCCGATCCCTTCCTGGCCGGAGGCCTGAGCTTCGTGGTCGGTGGCGGCGCGGCGAGCGCGGGCGACAGCTTCCGCATCCAGCCCACCCGCAACGCGGCCGGCAGCATCGCGGTCGCGATCACCGATCCCAACAAGATCGCAGCCGCCGTCCCGCTGCTGGGCAGCGCGGCCAGCGCCAACACCGGCACCGGCGCGGTCGGTGCGCTCACGGTGGCCGATGGCACCGATCCCAACCTGTTCACTGCGTCCAGCATCGTGTTTTCCTCGCCCACGACCTACAGCATCGACGGCGGAGCGGCGCAGACCTTCACCGCCGGCACGCCGATCGTGCACAACGGCTGGAGCCTGACCCTGGACGGCGCGCCGTCCGCGGGCGATACCTTCGGCGTCAAGGCCAACGCCAACGCGCGCGGCGACAACGCCAATGCGCTCAAGCTCGGCGCGGTCGCCAACCTGGGCGTGCTCGATGGCGGCGCCACCAGCGTCGGCCGCGCCTACGGCCAACTGGTCGGGCAGGTCGGCAGCGCCGGCTCGCTCGCCGACGACGCGGCCAAGACGCAGACCGCCGTCTACAACCAGGCGATGGCATCGCAGCAGAGCGTCAGCGGCGTGAACATGGACGAGGAGGCGGCCAACCTGGTGCGCTTCCAGCAGGCCTACCAGGCGTCGGCGCAGATCATCACCGCCGCCAACACCGTGTTCAACGCGCTGCTCGGCGCGTTCAAGTAA